Proteins encoded together in one Aeromonas encheleia window:
- the menD gene encoding 2-succinyl-5-enolpyruvyl-6-hydroxy-3-cyclohexene-1-carboxylic-acid synthase, with protein MFTSRHATFNHVWSSLLLEELYRLGVRDLALASGSRSAPLTMAAAAHPGFRRHLHFDERGLGFMALGLAKGSNRPVAVIMTSGTAVANLWPAVAEAQLTGVPLIILSADRPPELIDNGANQAIQQQGIFGHYPVYQLNLPSPTPSIPAAFVLSSVDQALAQQAHTPGPVHFNCMYPEPLYPGDHYLDFSDYLATLGDWLRSDKPWSPWQQGEQACPRQPDWAALQGKRGVIVAGRIQDPVEALVVAGLAERLGWPLLADLQSQIRFDSRNLIHMDLALNDHDFTAELARAEVLLQFGARLISKRLGQFIKQHPWQDYWLVDSQPARLDPDYRLRRRLVCEPSAFAAAHPVNDQQPWHRLAERQQSATQQIRAACDRFSELGVCHRLGSLIRGQLFVGNSMPARLMDMLGETGKGPSRVMTNRGASGIDGLIASAYGFAQSIEQGSDEPTTLLLGDLSALHDLNSLALLGKSSRPLVVILLNNDGGSIFRMLPVPTGDRLLETYYCLPHGLHFAHAAAMFGLQYRAPTTLAEFEQAYAEALEKGVTLIEIKVPSAEVAEDLKALGAAIRGS; from the coding sequence GTGTTTACCAGTAGACATGCCACCTTCAACCACGTCTGGTCTTCCCTCCTGCTGGAGGAGCTCTATCGCCTCGGCGTACGGGATCTGGCGCTGGCCTCCGGCTCCCGCTCGGCGCCGCTCACCATGGCCGCCGCCGCCCACCCCGGCTTTCGCCGCCACCTCCACTTCGACGAGCGGGGCCTGGGCTTCATGGCGCTGGGGCTGGCCAAGGGCAGCAACCGGCCGGTGGCGGTGATCATGACCTCGGGCACCGCGGTGGCGAACCTCTGGCCCGCGGTGGCCGAGGCGCAGCTGACCGGGGTGCCGCTCATCATCCTCTCGGCCGACCGGCCGCCCGAGCTCATCGACAACGGCGCCAACCAGGCCATCCAGCAGCAGGGGATCTTCGGCCACTACCCCGTCTATCAGCTCAACCTGCCGAGCCCCACCCCCAGCATCCCGGCCGCCTTCGTGCTGAGCTCGGTGGATCAGGCGCTGGCGCAGCAGGCGCATACCCCGGGGCCTGTCCACTTCAACTGCATGTACCCCGAGCCGCTCTACCCCGGCGACCACTATCTGGATTTCAGCGACTACCTGGCAACCCTCGGCGACTGGCTGCGCTCAGACAAGCCCTGGAGCCCCTGGCAGCAGGGCGAGCAAGCCTGCCCCCGCCAGCCCGACTGGGCGGCGTTGCAGGGCAAGCGCGGCGTCATCGTCGCGGGCCGCATCCAGGATCCCGTCGAGGCACTGGTGGTGGCCGGGCTGGCCGAGCGACTCGGCTGGCCGCTGCTGGCGGATCTGCAGAGCCAGATCCGCTTCGATAGCCGCAACCTTATCCACATGGATTTGGCCCTCAACGACCACGACTTCACCGCCGAGCTGGCCCGCGCCGAGGTGCTGCTGCAGTTCGGTGCCCGCCTCATCTCCAAGCGACTCGGCCAGTTCATCAAGCAGCACCCCTGGCAGGATTACTGGCTGGTGGACTCGCAACCGGCACGCCTCGACCCGGATTATCGGCTGCGCCGCCGCCTGGTCTGCGAGCCCAGCGCCTTCGCCGCCGCCCATCCGGTCAACGATCAGCAGCCCTGGCACCGCCTGGCGGAGCGTCAGCAGAGCGCGACCCAGCAGATCCGGGCGGCCTGCGATCGCTTCTCCGAGCTCGGGGTCTGCCATCGCCTCGGCAGCCTGATCCGGGGTCAGCTGTTCGTCGGCAACAGCATGCCGGCCCGGCTGATGGACATGCTCGGCGAGACCGGCAAGGGCCCGAGCCGGGTGATGACCAACCGCGGCGCCTCCGGCATCGACGGCCTGATCGCCAGCGCCTATGGCTTCGCACAATCGATCGAGCAGGGCAGCGACGAGCCCACCACCTTGCTGCTCGGCGATCTCAGCGCCCTGCACGATCTCAACAGCCTGGCCCTGCTTGGCAAGTCGAGCCGGCCGCTGGTGGTGATCCTGCTCAACAACGACGGCGGCAGCATCTTCCGCATGCTGCCGGTGCCCACCGGCGATCGGCTGCTGGAAACCTACTACTGCCTGCCCCACGGCCTGCACTTCGCCCACGCCGCCGCCATGTTCGGCCTCCAGTATCGGGCGCCGACCACCCTGGCCGAGTTCGAGCAGGCCTACGCGGAAGCCTTGGAAAAGGGTGTAACCCTGATTGAAATCAAGGTGCCGAGCGCCGAGGTGGCCGAGGATCTCAAGGCACTGGGAGCCGCCATCCGTGGTAGCTAA